DNA from Novipirellula artificiosorum:
ATTTCGGTGACCAGAACGTTGTTTGGTTTAATATCGCGATGGATGATTCCTTTCTGATGAGCATGCTGCACGGCGTGACACACAAATGTGAACAACGCAAGGCGTTCACGAACCGTCAGCTTTTTCGCATCACAATAGTCCGTGATCGGTTGTCCTTTGATCAGTTCCATGACGAAGTAGGGACGGCCACTTTCGGTGGTACCGGCATCGTGAACTTTGGCGATATTGGGATGGTCCATCAGCGCTAACGCCTGGCGTTCTGCCTCAAATCGGGCGATCACTTCCTTGGTATCCATCCCTGGCTTGATGATTTTTAGCGCGACTTTGCGTCGGACCGGCTCGGTCTGCTCGGCCACAAACACGAGGCCAAATCCTCCTTCGCCGATTTGCTCCATCAATCGATACCTCCCGATGAGGCTGCCGGGCCCTTCGGTGATGGGCTGATGAGCCTCTGTTTCCCCTATTTGCATCGCCGGCTTTTCCAGAAAGCTGTCTGCTTCGCCGTCAGCGCGCAACAAGGATTCGATTTCGTCGCGCTTCTTTGAATCTCCGCCACAGACGTCGTCCAAATAGACGCCTCGACGCTCGGGCGGCAAGCCAGCGGCTACATTGAAAATTTCGCTTTCGTTCATCGATGTCTCCCAACTCAGATGATGATGGTCAGATGCCTTCATCAATCAATGCGCCAAATCAGGTGAGAACCCTTGTCGCATTCTTGAAGAAATGGAAACAAGCTCCTCAGGTGGGTGGCTACTCACGCGAAAGTTGGCGGTGCAACCACGCCTTGGCATATCGCCAATCGTCCTCGGCGGTGGCTTGCGCGACCCCAAGAATCTGGGCTACTTCAACCAGCGTGCATCCGACAAAGTATCGCAATTTGACCAATTCAGCCTTTCGCGGTGACTTCACCGCCAGCAATTCCAACGCCTCATGGACGGCCAGTAACTCGTCAGGATCACGGACATCGCCAGCGGCAAAGTTCGCTTCCTGAAAATCTTGCCGCTGAAACTGCCCTCCCCGTTTGACTCGTCGTTTGGATCGAACATTCTCCACCAGGATGCGCCGCATCGCCTCGGCCGCTGCTGCGAAGAAGTGCCCCCGTCCGTCCCAATGCGGCGGTTGGTCTACATCGACCAGCCGGAGATAGGCTTCGTGGACGAGCATGGTGGGCTGCACGGAATGGGCATCCCCTTCCTTGGCGAGCTTAGCTGCGGCCAGTTTGCGAAGCTCTTGGTAGACCAATGGCAGCAGCTGGTCCGCTGCCGACGGATCGCCATTTTCGATGTTGAAGAGGATCTGTGTGACGTCGGGCATATCAACTAAGATAACACTCGATCGAAACCCATCGCAACACTCGGCTAAGAAAGTGTTGCGACGCTGAGTATTGAAACGGATCTGCAACGAAAGCGACAATCGGTCGCACACCACCTTTCAGCCCCCCCT
Protein-coding regions in this window:
- a CDS encoding sigma-70 family RNA polymerase sigma factor, encoding MCDRLSLSLQIRFNTQRRNTFLAECCDGFRSSVILVDMPDVTQILFNIENGDPSAADQLLPLVYQELRKLAAAKLAKEGDAHSVQPTMLVHEAYLRLVDVDQPPHWDGRGHFFAAAAEAMRRILVENVRSKRRVKRGGQFQRQDFQEANFAAGDVRDPDELLAVHEALELLAVKSPRKAELVKLRYFVGCTLVEVAQILGVAQATAEDDWRYAKAWLHRQLSRE